One Hermetia illucens chromosome 4, iHerIll2.2.curated.20191125, whole genome shotgun sequence DNA segment encodes these proteins:
- the LOC119655385 gene encoding histone H1-like, with amino-acid sequence MAEGSAPVAAPAAASPKKGKKAAGGPKKPKSKPTHPPTSSMVNAAIKSLKERGGSSLPAIKKYLAANYKVDVQKLAPFIKKYLKSAVASGKLVQTKGSGASGSFKLPAKEKTEKAAKPKKAAAKKPKAAAKPKKTGEKKAAKPKKPAAAKKAASGAAKAAKKSGTVKSKAPKEKKAKAPKVAKKAPKPKKAAGATKKAAPKKAAAKK; translated from the coding sequence ATGGCAGAAGGATCAGCACCAGTCGCCGCCCCAGCCGCAGCCAGCccgaagaaaggaaagaaagcAGCAGGTGGACCAAAGAAGCCGAAGTCAAAGCCAACTCATCCCCCAACTTCTTCAATGGTGAACGCTGCTATTAAGTCTCTGAAGGAACGTGGAGGTTCATCGCTTCCAGCCATCAAGAAGTACTTGGCCGCCAACTACAAAGTCGATGTCCAGAAACTGGCTCCTTTCATCAAGAAGTACCTGAAGAGCGCTGTTGCCTCTGGAAAATTGGTGCAAACTAAGGGAAGTGGTGCCTCCGGTTCATTCAAGCTCCCAGCGAAGGAAAAGACTGAAAAGGCGGCTAAACCGAAGAAGGCAGCAGCAAAGAAACCTAAAGCCGCAGCTAAACCAAAGAAGACTGGAGAGAAGAAAGCAGCTAAACCCAAGAAGCCTGCCGCAGCTAAGAAAGCAGCATCTGGTGCCGCTAAAGCAGCCAAGAAATCTGGAACTGTAAAATCCAAGGCACCAAAGGAGAAGAAGGCGAAAGCCCCAAAAGTAGCTAAAAAGGCACCAAAGCCAAAGAAGGCAGCAGgagcaacaaagaaagcggcTCCGAAAAAGGCAGCAGCGAAGAAGTAA